In a single window of the Legionellales bacterium genome:
- a CDS encoding PRC-barrel domain-containing protein, with amino-acid sequence MSELSHNLVKTDQVIGVKVINQEDNNLGKIEELVLNKYEGNVEYAVLSFGGIMGIGDKLFPLPWKSLSYEPDKNAFVINESKERLKNAPGFDKAHWPDLTSQTFTNQINTFYI; translated from the coding sequence ATGAGTGAACTCAGTCACAATCTCGTTAAAACCGATCAAGTCATTGGCGTTAAAGTCATTAATCAAGAAGATAATAATTTAGGAAAAATTGAAGAATTAGTGTTAAATAAATACGAGGGTAATGTTGAATATGCAGTATTATCCTTCGGCGGAATTATGGGAATTGGCGATAAATTATTCCCACTGCCCTGGAAAAGTTTATCTTATGAGCCAGATAAAAATGCCTTTGTGATTAATGAAAGCAAAGAACGCTTAAAAAATGCGCCAGGCTTTGATAAAGCTCATTGGCCAGATTTAACCAGTCAAACGTTTACGAATCAAATTAACACGTTTTATATTTAA
- a CDS encoding 2-oxo acid dehydrogenase subunit E2, whose product MKIFNLPDLGEGLPDAEIHQWFIKEGDTVELDQPIAAMETAKAVVEVPSPRAGTIQKLYGKVGDIIKTGHPLLEFTVDDGIADTSHSHHTVKEDSGTVVGNIKVANEVINENPMGIIPKSSTTDSIQAIPAVRALAKSLNVDLTTITGTGPNGRITANDVKLAKSQPKLAEANQARTTSIPGAEPLRGVRRAMALAMTQSHQTIVPVTIIDDADIHAWTPKTDITLRIIRAVIVAVKAQPELNAWFDNAQLARKLHSQIDLGIAMDSPEGLFVPVLKNVGQMDLSTQRATINRFKQQVSDRSIPANELQGATIMLSNFGSIAGRYANPVIAPPCVAIIGCGKIREEVVAHQGESAIHKILPLSITVDHRAITGGEATRFLKAMMDDLQLSA is encoded by the coding sequence ATGAAAATTTTTAATTTACCCGATTTAGGCGAAGGTTTACCCGATGCGGAAATTCACCAATGGTTTATCAAAGAAGGCGACACGGTAGAACTCGATCAACCAATTGCTGCCATGGAAACTGCCAAAGCGGTGGTAGAAGTGCCCTCACCTCGTGCGGGTACCATTCAAAAACTTTACGGTAAAGTGGGCGATATTATTAAAACGGGACATCCGTTGCTTGAATTTACCGTAGACGATGGCATCGCGGATACCAGTCATAGTCATCATACGGTGAAAGAAGATTCTGGCACGGTAGTCGGGAATATTAAAGTTGCGAATGAAGTGATTAACGAAAATCCCATGGGCATTATACCCAAATCTTCAACCACCGATAGCATTCAAGCTATTCCCGCCGTGCGAGCGCTGGCTAAAAGTTTAAATGTGGATTTAACTACGATTACTGGTACAGGCCCCAATGGACGCATTACCGCAAATGATGTGAAATTAGCAAAATCTCAGCCTAAACTTGCAGAGGCAAATCAAGCTCGTACTACCAGCATTCCAGGTGCTGAACCATTACGTGGCGTGCGCCGTGCGATGGCGCTTGCCATGACCCAATCTCATCAAACGATTGTCCCAGTCACCATTATCGACGATGCCGATATTCATGCGTGGACGCCAAAAACCGATATTACTCTCCGAATTATTCGGGCTGTAATTGTTGCGGTAAAAGCACAACCCGAGCTCAATGCCTGGTTTGATAATGCTCAATTAGCGCGCAAACTTCATAGCCAAATTGATTTAGGTATTGCTATGGATTCGCCAGAAGGTTTATTTGTGCCGGTATTAAAAAATGTGGGGCAAATGGATTTATCGACTCAACGCGCCACGATCAATCGCTTTAAGCAACAAGTGTCCGATCGTTCTATTCCTGCCAATGAATTACAAGGTGCTACCATCATGCTATCGAATTTTGGATCGATTGCCGGACGCTATGCCAATCCAGTGATCGCACCACCCTGTGTTGCCATTATTGGCTGTGGCAAAATTCGCGAAGAAGTGGTTGCTCACCAAGGTGAAAGCGCTATCCATAAAATTCTACCGCTTTCCATTACGGTGGATCATCGCGCCATCACTGGCGGCGAAGCCACTCGTTTTTTAAAAGCGATGATGGATGATTTGCAATTATCGGCTTAA